A genomic region of Raphanus sativus cultivar WK10039 unplaced genomic scaffold, ASM80110v3 Scaffold1725, whole genome shotgun sequence contains the following coding sequences:
- the LOC130504671 gene encoding mitochondrial inner membrane protease ATP23, producing the protein MEEDAAAPNSGSDLNLGGKRGKSIEECQDMIQRSFRNPIVKYLMEQMEKSGCRVGDNFVKAVVCTGPVAGGFTKGRGITVCSNYLTIQDEVNQVVIHELIHAYDECRAKNLDWTNCAHHACSEIRAGHLSGDCHFKRELLRGFIKLRGHEQECIKRRVLKSLRGNPYCSEVAAKDAMEAVWDTCYNDTKPFDRAP; encoded by the exons ATGGAGGAAGATGCAGCCGCTCCTAACTCAGGTTCCGATTTGAACCTCGGGGGAAAGCGCGGCAAATCTATCGAAGAGTGCCAGGACATGATTCAGCGAAGTTTCcgaa ATCCGATAGTGAAGTATCTGATGGAGCAAATGGAGAAATCAGGGTGCAGAGTTGGTGATAACTTCGTCAAGGCGGTTGTGTGTACTGGTCCTGTTGCTGGTGGCTTCACTAAAGGAAGAGGG atCACTGTGTGTAGTAACTATCTGACCATTCAAGATGAAGTGAACCAAGTGGTTATACATGAGTTGATCCATGCTTATGACGAGTGCCGTGCCAAGAATCTGGATTGGACTAACTGTGCTCATCATGCCTGCAGCGAG ATACGTGCAGGTCATTTAAGCGGTGACTGCCATTTCAAGAGAGAACTTCTGAGGGGTTTCATTAAATTACGAGGGCATGAACAA gaATGTATAAAAAGAAGAGTGCTGAAATCGCTTCGTGGCAACCCGTATTGCTCTGAAGTAGCAGCTAAAGACGCCATGGAAGCAGTGTGGGATACTTGTTACAATGACACTAAGCCTTTCGACAGAGCTCCTTGA
- the LOC130504673 gene encoding probable calcium-binding protein CML34 translates to MSATQVFAKFDKNNDGKLSLQEFHNAALAFCKTFSEGEIKAMFNDMDVDGDGQVGAAEFTSCIEKMLKEVFDFCDVDGDGKIPADGLYVSMTKLGKKCTKDSCAKKVQIADADGDGHLNFEEFMAMVFSDI, encoded by the coding sequence ATGTCTGCGACACAAGTCTTTGCAAAGTTCGACAAGAACAACGACGGTAAACTTTCATTACAAGAGTTTCACAACGCAGCTCTTGCTTTTTGTAAAACCTTTTCTGAGGGAGAGATCAAGGCCATGTTTAATGATATGGACGTGGATGGTGACGGCCAAGTCGGCGCTGCTGAATTTACGTCGTGCATTGAAAAGATGTTGAAGGAAGTCTTCGATTTTTGTGACGTTGACGGTGATGGAAAGATACCAGCCGATGGGTTGTATGTGAGTATGACTAAGCTAGGGAAAAAGTGCACTAAGGATAGTTGCGCCAAGAAGGTTCAAATTGCTGATGCAGATGGTGATGGTCATTTGAACTTTGAGGAGTTTATGGCCATGGTCTTTAGTGACATTTAA
- the LOC130504674 gene encoding probable calcium-binding protein CML33, producing the protein MNMNLSISDIFAKFDKNKDGKISCEEFRDAIHALSPTIPSDKLVVMFNQLDTNGDGKIDAAEFASCMDQIVKLYDIDCDGKISANELYVVMTGLGEKCTVESCMEMVRAFDADGDGCISFEEFKTLMYISK; encoded by the coding sequence aTGAATATGAATCTGTCTATAAGTGATATATTTGCGAAATTTGACAAGAACAAAGACGGTAAGATCTCATGTGAGGAATTTCGTGATGCTATTCATGCTCTCTCTCCGACCATTCCCTCAGATAAACTTGTCGTGATGTTCAACCAGCTTGACACGAACGGTGATGGTAAGATCGATGCGGCTGAGTTCGCTTCATGCATGGACCAAATCGTAAAACTATATGATATTGATTGTGATGGGAAAATATCAGCGAATGAGTTATATGTGGTGATGACTGGTCTTGGGGAAAAGTGTACGGTCGAGAGCTGCATGGAGATGGTTCGAGCCTTTGATGCCGATGGTGATGGTTGTATTAGCTTTGAGGAGTTTAAGACTTTGATGTATATTAGCAAGTAG
- the LOC130504672 gene encoding polcalcin Bra n 2-like, protein MADATEKAEHDRIFKKFDANGDGTISSTELGDALKNLGSVTHDDVKRMMAEIDTDGDGFISYQEFSDFAKANRGLMKDVAKIF, encoded by the coding sequence atGGCTGACGCGACAGAAAAAGCTGAGCACGACCGTATTTTCAAGAAGTTTGATGCTAACGGTGATGGAACTATCTCTTCAACCGAGCTTGGAGATGCTCTCAAGAACCTTGGCTCGGTAACGCACGATGACGTTAAGCGTATGATGGCTGAGATTGACACCGATGGTGATGGATTCATATCGTACCAAGAGTTTTCTGATTTCGCTAAGGCTAATCGTGGCCTTATGAAAGACGTCGCCAAGATTTTCTAA